Proteins encoded in a region of the Watersipora subatra chromosome 5, tzWatSuba1.1, whole genome shotgun sequence genome:
- the LOC137397355 gene encoding uncharacterized protein: MAHKATLEALDRTLKDLYNSDKIMGGVCVLLAGEFCQILSVIPKGTSADELKACLNDSYTCIWHCVEVCKLTTNMRVHMGGDDALGEFSAQPLNIDEGKLPVNNGLMSLPDKCGFIVDTEDNLLPKVYPNIHENYLQHQWLKEKVILAPKNDTVDHINQLLLEKIPGTTTSFLSIDCVVEENDSVNYPTEFLNSLQPASMPPHNLQLCVDAPVMLLQNLDSPTCRCCNGTRLIIENLSPNLICATALTGAAMGEKVFIPRIPLIPTNVSFQFKCIQFPVRLSFALTIYKSQGQTLKTVGIHLLTPCFSHGRVGSKNGLYILSPFVQTKNIVHPQALQ; this comes from the coding sequence ATGGCACATAAAGCAACATTGGAAGCTCTGGATCGAACGCTTAAAGACCTTTATAACAGCGACAAAATTATGGGTGGTGTATGTGTACTTCTTGCTGGCGAGTTTTGTCAAATCCTATCGGTCATACCTAAAGGAACTTCAGCTGATGAACTCAAAGCTTGCCTAAATGattcttatacatgtatatggcactGTGTAGAAGTTTGTAAGCTAACGACAAATATGAGAGTGCATATGGGAGGGGATGACGCTTTGGGGGAGTTTTCTGCACAACCTTTAAATATCGATGAGGGAAAGCTACCAGTTAACAATGGGCTAATGTCTCTACCTGATAAATGCGGATTTATTGTAGACACAGAAGACAATTTACTACCAAAAGTGTACCCAAATATTCACGAAAACTATCTTCAGCACCAATGGCTGAAAGAAAAAGTAATTCTGGCACCTAAAAATGACACTGTTGACCACATCAATCAACTACTTCTTGAAAAAATTCCTGGGACTACGACTTCATTCCTCAGCATAGACTGTGTTGTTGAAGAGAATGACTCTGTCAATTATCCTACAGAATTCTTGAACTCTTTACAGCCTGCCAGTATGCCTCCTCATAATCTTCAACTATGCGTTGATGCCCCCGTTATGCTTCTTCAAAATTTGGattcacctacatgtagatgttgTAATGGAACAAGATTGATCATCGAAAATCTATCCCCAAATCTTATTTGTGCTACTGCGCTTACCGGAGCTGCAATGggtgaaaaagtttttatcccTAGAATACCACTAATTCCGACAAATGTGTCGTTTCAATTTAAATGTATTCAGTTTCCTGTTAGACTGTCATTTGCTTTGACTATATATAAATCCCAAGGCcaaacactaaaaactgtcGGCATTCACCTCCTTACACCATGCTTTTCTCATGGACGAGTAGGCAGTAAAAATGGTCTATACATTCTCTCGCCATTCGTTCAGACAAAGAACATTGTTCACCCTCAAGCGCTTCAGTAA